A stretch of Geomonas oryzisoli DNA encodes these proteins:
- a CDS encoding nitrate reductase subunit alpha, whose translation MSHNRIKDDCSAHNRQWEELYRNRAQYDKVVRSTHGVNCTGGCSWMVHVKDGIVGWELQANDYPQFDGTIPNHEPRGCTRGISFSWYLYSPLRVKHPYLRGALLDRWIEAKKAHADPVEAWASIVENPEARASYTGQRGMGGFRRGDWETVTEIIAASSIYTAKKHGPDRVIGFSPIPAMSMISYAAGSRFLQLFGGVAMSFYDWYCDLPPASPQVWGEQTDVNESADWYNASYIVLCGSNVPMTRTPDAHYLTEARYRGTKVVVMSPDYSMASKFADAWLPVEQGHDGAFWMALNHVILKEFYAERQVPFFEEYVTKYTDFPFLVELTPEGGQTGGGQAPAEPVPVWRQGELVRAARFERSASLEHAEWCLCVADKNGEVRVPNGSLGSRWSKQEGQWNLDMKDVVDGAEIDPAITFLGQETRKVLFRFEGEQDALREVPVRRVRTADGEIVVTTVFDLLMAQFGVSRGLSGDYPHGYDSDLPFTPKWQEKHTGIDAETLIKIAREWGENGEQSRGRNMVIIGAGVNHWYHNDLIYRAAITALILTGSVGRNGAGLAHYVGQEKVAPLSPWTSIAMAQDWVKGSRLQNTPSFWYMHSDQWRYDRNFVDYFKPETGDKMPMHAADFNAKAVRLGWLPFAPHFNANPLELLKQAKSEGCSDDEATRSWLVDRLKSGKTRFAIEDPDAAGNSPKVWFIWRGNAISASAKGHEFFLKHVLGAPNASATAKEVAKGQVQDIVWHDKAPEAKVDLVVDLNFRMDTSTLYSDIVLPAATWYEKSDLNTTDMHSFVNCMDAAVPPSWESKSDWKIFSQIAKKVSELAATHLPEPVKDIIAAPLLHDTPGEIAQRSVKDWKLGECEPVPGKTMPNLAIVERDYVNLYNRYLSLGPNIGHLGSHGNYYDADDEHEKLLRELPNRSWNGKSYVDLADEKVVADAILSLAPETNGELAHRAYQNLEKRVGKPLAQISAGAREIRVKWEDVTQKPRRVISSPIWSGLVNGGRPYSPYTLNVEHLVPWRTLSGRQSLYLDHPYYREFYEGLPTFKGKLNPALLDETEGETGLVLNFLTPHGKWGIHSTYSDNLRMLTLSRGGQAVWLNHLDAAGAGIEDNEQIEVYNANGVVVCRSIVSSRIPRGAAVMYHAPERTLNIKKSKKSGKRGGVHNSLSRIRLKPTLMLGGYAQFSYYFNYWGPTGVNRDSYVVVRKLK comes from the coding sequence ATGTCACATAACAGGATCAAGGATGACTGCTCGGCGCACAACCGCCAGTGGGAAGAGCTTTACCGCAACCGCGCCCAGTACGACAAGGTGGTGCGCTCTACGCACGGCGTCAACTGTACCGGCGGCTGCAGCTGGATGGTGCACGTGAAGGACGGCATCGTCGGGTGGGAATTGCAGGCCAACGACTACCCGCAGTTCGACGGTACCATCCCGAACCACGAGCCGCGCGGCTGCACCCGCGGCATCAGCTTCTCCTGGTACCTCTACAGCCCGCTGCGCGTGAAGCATCCCTACCTGCGCGGGGCGCTTTTGGACCGCTGGATAGAGGCGAAGAAGGCCCACGCCGACCCGGTCGAGGCCTGGGCGAGCATCGTGGAGAATCCGGAAGCGCGCGCCTCCTACACCGGGCAGCGCGGCATGGGTGGCTTCCGGCGCGGCGACTGGGAGACCGTCACCGAGATCATCGCCGCCTCCAGCATCTACACCGCCAAGAAGCACGGCCCGGACCGGGTGATCGGGTTCTCCCCCATCCCGGCCATGTCCATGATCAGCTACGCGGCGGGGAGCCGCTTCCTGCAACTCTTCGGCGGCGTCGCCATGAGCTTCTACGACTGGTACTGCGACCTTCCCCCCGCCTCACCGCAGGTCTGGGGCGAGCAGACCGACGTGAACGAGTCCGCGGACTGGTACAACGCCTCCTACATCGTGCTGTGCGGCTCCAACGTCCCGATGACCCGCACCCCGGACGCCCACTATCTCACCGAGGCGCGCTACCGCGGCACCAAGGTGGTGGTCATGTCGCCGGACTACTCGATGGCCAGCAAGTTCGCGGACGCCTGGCTCCCCGTCGAGCAGGGGCACGACGGCGCCTTCTGGATGGCGCTGAACCACGTGATCCTAAAAGAGTTCTACGCGGAGCGCCAGGTCCCCTTCTTCGAGGAGTACGTAACGAAGTACACCGACTTCCCGTTCCTGGTGGAACTTACGCCGGAAGGGGGGCAGACGGGAGGGGGACAGGCACCTGCGGAGCCAGTCCCCGTGTGGCGCCAGGGGGAACTGGTGCGCGCGGCGCGTTTCGAGCGCTCCGCCTCGCTGGAGCACGCGGAGTGGTGCCTGTGCGTCGCCGACAAAAACGGCGAGGTGCGCGTCCCCAACGGCAGCCTCGGCTCGCGCTGGAGCAAGCAGGAGGGGCAGTGGAACCTCGACATGAAGGACGTGGTCGACGGCGCCGAGATCGACCCCGCAATCACCTTCCTGGGACAGGAGACACGCAAGGTCCTGTTCCGCTTCGAGGGTGAACAGGACGCGCTCCGCGAGGTGCCGGTGCGGCGGGTGCGGACGGCGGACGGCGAGATCGTGGTAACGACCGTCTTCGATCTCCTCATGGCGCAGTTCGGCGTCTCCCGGGGGCTCTCCGGCGACTACCCGCACGGCTACGACTCCGACCTCCCCTTCACGCCCAAGTGGCAGGAAAAGCACACGGGCATCGACGCCGAAACGCTGATCAAGATCGCGCGCGAGTGGGGCGAAAACGGCGAGCAGAGCCGTGGGCGCAACATGGTCATCATCGGCGCCGGGGTGAACCACTGGTACCACAACGACCTCATCTACCGCGCCGCCATCACGGCTCTCATCCTCACCGGGAGCGTCGGGAGAAACGGCGCGGGGCTTGCCCACTACGTGGGGCAGGAAAAGGTGGCGCCGCTCTCTCCCTGGACCTCCATCGCCATGGCGCAGGATTGGGTCAAGGGGTCCCGCCTGCAGAACACGCCGAGCTTCTGGTACATGCACTCGGACCAGTGGCGCTACGACCGCAATTTCGTCGACTACTTCAAACCCGAGACCGGCGACAAGATGCCGATGCACGCGGCGGATTTCAACGCCAAGGCGGTGCGCCTTGGGTGGCTTCCCTTCGCGCCGCACTTCAACGCCAACCCGCTGGAGCTTTTGAAGCAGGCCAAGAGCGAGGGGTGCAGTGACGACGAAGCCACCCGCTCCTGGCTGGTGGACCGGTTGAAAAGCGGCAAGACGCGCTTCGCCATCGAGGACCCGGATGCCGCCGGCAACTCGCCGAAGGTCTGGTTCATCTGGCGCGGCAACGCCATTTCGGCCTCCGCCAAGGGGCACGAGTTCTTCCTGAAGCACGTGCTGGGCGCCCCCAATGCGAGCGCCACCGCGAAGGAGGTCGCCAAGGGGCAGGTGCAGGACATCGTCTGGCACGACAAGGCACCCGAGGCGAAGGTCGACCTGGTGGTGGACCTGAACTTCAGGATGGACACCTCGACCCTGTACTCGGACATCGTGCTCCCGGCGGCCACCTGGTACGAGAAGAGCGATCTCAACACCACCGACATGCACTCCTTCGTGAACTGCATGGACGCGGCGGTGCCCCCGTCCTGGGAGTCGAAGTCGGACTGGAAGATCTTCAGCCAGATCGCGAAGAAGGTGAGCGAACTGGCGGCGACCCACCTGCCCGAGCCGGTGAAGGACATCATCGCCGCGCCGCTTCTGCACGACACACCGGGCGAGATAGCCCAGCGCTCGGTCAAGGACTGGAAGCTCGGAGAATGCGAGCCGGTGCCGGGTAAGACCATGCCCAACCTGGCCATCGTCGAGCGCGACTACGTGAACCTCTACAACCGCTATCTCTCGCTCGGCCCCAACATCGGGCACTTAGGCTCGCACGGCAACTACTACGACGCCGACGACGAGCACGAGAAGCTGCTGAGGGAGCTTCCCAACCGGAGCTGGAACGGCAAGAGCTACGTCGACCTGGCCGATGAAAAGGTGGTGGCGGACGCGATCCTGTCGCTGGCTCCCGAGACCAACGGAGAACTGGCGCACCGCGCTTACCAGAATCTCGAGAAGCGGGTCGGCAAGCCGCTGGCGCAGATATCCGCAGGCGCGCGAGAGATCCGGGTCAAGTGGGAGGACGTGACCCAGAAGCCGCGCCGGGTGATCAGCTCGCCGATCTGGAGCGGCCTGGTGAACGGCGGGCGCCCCTACTCCCCCTACACGCTGAACGTGGAGCACCTGGTACCCTGGCGCACCCTGTCCGGGCGGCAGTCGCTCTACCTGGATCACCCGTACTACCGCGAGTTCTACGAGGGGCTCCCGACCTTCAAGGGGAAGCTGAACCCGGCGCTTCTCGACGAGACCGAGGGCGAAACGGGGCTGGTGCTGAACTTCCTGACGCCGCACGGCAAGTGGGGGATCCACTCGACCTACTCGGACAACCTGAGAATGCTCACCCTCTCGCGCGGCGGGCAGGCGGTCTGGTTGAACCACCTGGATGCGGCCGGGGCCGGCATCGAGGACAACGAGCAGATCGAGGTCTACAACGCCAACGGCGTGGTGGTCTGCCGCTCCATCGTTTCCTCCAGGATCCCCAGGGGCGCCGCCGTCATGTACCACGCGCCGGAGCGGACCCTGAACATCAAGAAGTCGAAGAAGAGCGGCAAAAGGGGCGGCGTGCACAACAGCCTGTCCCGCATCCGCCTGAAGCCGACCCTGATGCTGGGAGGGTACGCCCAGTTCAGCTACTACTTCAACTACTGGGGCCCAACCGGCGTGAACCGCGACAGTTACGTGGTGGTCAGGAAGCTCAAGTAG
- a CDS encoding Pvc16 family protein yields the protein MDQLQSFKLIFDIYSPTLEEVHHLWGPLGGKQYPFILYIMRSKGLEVVPYRENSSMYAKLSGSYKKTVTINFRGPGEGRK from the coding sequence TTGGACCAGTTGCAGTCGTTCAAGCTGATCTTCGACATCTATTCGCCGACGCTGGAGGAGGTGCACCACCTCTGGGGGCCCCTGGGAGGAAAACAGTACCCGTTCATCCTCTACATCATGCGCAGCAAGGGGCTCGAGGTAGTGCCGTACCGGGAGAACAGCTCGATGTACGCCAAGCTTTCCGGCAGTTACAAAAAGACGGTAACGATCAACTTCCGCGGACCAGGAGAGGGACGAAAATGA
- a CDS encoding ATPase, with product MFILGEKLVKENIITQAQLDEALERQRRLGGRLGNNLVALGHVSEQDIKKQYQRNPPPPKCVEDTGLDLSFVTDLVLKHIVFMGEFRMGDVVDRIKLPITIVNRALEVLKREKFVEIKGATSYASATYSFKVTESGQKRSLELMDLCRYAGPAPVTLDEYQTMVELQTVKFITISDQTLRDAFSHLVCREDLFRRLGPAITSGKTVFIYGPPGNGKTAIAEAVGRVPTDFIYVPYAIDVGGQIISVFDPVNHIPVPPALLPEHVDQRWVLVRRPVVMVGGELTMRMLDLDFNRISKYYEASLQLKANNGIFILDDFGRQQIEPRDILNRWIVPLDRHIDFMTLHTGMKFAVPFDMLVIFATNLDPAQLLDEAFLRRIRYKVEIDRPTEPEFQRIFKMVCDSNEVPFNQEAYDYLISYCYKQYGAVPNACHPRDLIEQIIVESRYHDRPAKLTKESIEMACANYFVRMET from the coding sequence ATGTTCATTCTCGGGGAGAAGCTGGTTAAAGAAAATATCATTACCCAAGCGCAACTTGACGAGGCGCTGGAACGGCAGCGCAGGCTTGGAGGGCGGCTCGGGAACAATCTGGTAGCCCTGGGCCATGTCTCCGAGCAGGACATTAAGAAGCAGTACCAACGAAATCCCCCACCGCCCAAGTGCGTGGAGGATACCGGCCTCGATCTCTCCTTTGTAACCGATCTGGTTCTGAAGCACATCGTCTTCATGGGGGAGTTTCGCATGGGGGACGTGGTGGACCGGATCAAGCTCCCCATCACCATCGTGAACCGGGCGCTGGAGGTGCTGAAGCGAGAGAAGTTCGTCGAGATAAAGGGAGCCACGAGCTACGCGTCGGCCACCTACAGCTTCAAGGTCACCGAATCCGGGCAAAAGCGCAGCCTGGAGCTGATGGACCTGTGCCGCTACGCGGGCCCCGCCCCGGTCACCCTCGACGAGTACCAGACCATGGTAGAGTTGCAGACCGTCAAGTTCATCACCATCAGCGACCAGACCCTGCGGGACGCCTTTTCGCACCTGGTCTGCCGGGAGGACCTTTTCCGGCGCCTGGGACCGGCCATCACCTCTGGGAAAACCGTCTTCATCTACGGACCTCCCGGCAACGGCAAGACCGCGATAGCCGAGGCGGTGGGGCGCGTCCCGACCGATTTCATCTACGTACCCTACGCCATCGACGTCGGCGGCCAGATCATCAGTGTCTTCGATCCGGTGAACCACATCCCGGTCCCCCCGGCCCTGCTCCCCGAACACGTGGACCAGCGCTGGGTCCTGGTGCGCCGGCCGGTGGTCATGGTGGGTGGCGAACTGACCATGAGGATGCTCGACCTCGACTTCAACCGGATCTCCAAGTACTACGAGGCCTCCCTGCAGCTGAAAGCCAACAACGGCATCTTCATCCTGGACGACTTCGGCAGGCAGCAGATCGAGCCGCGGGACATCCTGAACCGCTGGATCGTCCCTCTCGACCGGCACATCGACTTCATGACCCTGCACACGGGGATGAAGTTCGCCGTCCCCTTCGACATGCTGGTCATCTTCGCCACCAACCTCGACCCTGCCCAGCTTTTGGACGAGGCGTTCCTGCGCAGGATCAGGTACAAGGTGGAGATCGACCGCCCCACGGAGCCGGAGTTCCAGAGGATCTTCAAGATGGTCTGCGACTCGAACGAGGTCCCTTTCAACCAGGAAGCCTATGACTACCTGATCAGCTACTGTTACAAGCAGTACGGCGCCGTGCCCAATGCCTGTCATCCGCGCGATCTCATAGAGCAGATCATCGTCGAATCTCGCTATCACGATCGCCCCGCCAAGCTCACCAAGGAAAGTATTGAGATGGCATGTGCCAATTATTTTGTTAGAATGGAGACATGA
- a CDS encoding Flp family type IVb pilin has protein sequence MTDWINMLYIRLLTGVSSLKDQKGQGLVEYALILVLIAVVVIVIMTSLGAKTNNVFCRVDNAMTR, from the coding sequence ATGACTGATTGGATCAACATGTTGTATATCCGCCTGCTCACCGGAGTATCCTCTCTCAAAGACCAGAAAGGCCAAGGGTTGGTCGAGTACGCCCTCATTCTCGTTCTGATCGCCGTTGTGGTTATTGTCATTATGACCTCTCTCGGGGCGAAGACGAACAATGTGTTCTGCAGGGTTGACAACGCGATGACGAGATAG
- a CDS encoding Flp family type IVb pilin yields MSKLKKLLISLWSKLGGCKGQGLVEYALLLVLITMVVFAMLVAFGQRVNNTYEIVNSSVQGAGM; encoded by the coding sequence ATGAGCAAACTTAAAAAACTCCTAATTTCCCTGTGGTCGAAGCTTGGCGGCTGTAAAGGGCAGGGGCTCGTCGAGTATGCGCTGTTGCTGGTGCTGATAACTATGGTGGTTTTTGCCATGTTGGTGGCCTTTGGTCAGCGGGTCAACAATACTTATGAGATTGTGAATTCCAGCGTGCAAGGGGCTGGCATGTGA
- a CDS encoding sigma-54 interaction domain-containing protein, giving the protein MTVTELSLSGALVVGLSTQLSEIFAIRPVIPGTGEVELLAKLVRQGRGGAAIRLFYSDHDTMQALWEHIRDNLPRTDSCPYCGHPDDSREGSCDKCSLYLNFAKKNYLERHIENTFAQRLNIRLSRLNLEHIQKIIHFVDSKLLKIQHRSPDKEFVGTSPAMLSVFSMIRKVAPTEMSVLLLGESGTGKELTARSLHHLSTRRDGPFVAVNCAAIPETLLEAELFGYEKGAFTGAYVTKKGKFESADGGTLFLDEIGDLPASLQAKLLRFLEDRLVQPVGSAHSKKIDVRIVAATNCDLQRAIGQGHFRTDLFYRLNSFTIKLPPLRDRGDDKVRLARYFLEKFSRSENRPMEFSDGALDAIRSHAWPGNVRELENKVRRGFLMAPGKVIDPECMELDQVEDAATVPEPVFRPGASQKEYVIQVLEQNDYVIARAARQLNISRPSMYALIRRHGINRDNVK; this is encoded by the coding sequence GTGACAGTCACAGAGCTCAGCCTCAGCGGCGCGCTGGTGGTCGGCCTTTCCACCCAACTGAGCGAGATCTTCGCCATAAGGCCGGTCATTCCCGGCACAGGCGAGGTGGAACTTCTGGCCAAGCTGGTGCGGCAGGGGAGGGGCGGCGCCGCCATCCGCCTGTTCTACTCCGACCACGACACCATGCAGGCCCTTTGGGAACACATCAGGGACAACCTCCCCCGGACCGATTCCTGCCCCTACTGCGGCCACCCCGACGATTCCCGCGAAGGGTCCTGCGACAAGTGCAGCCTCTACCTCAACTTTGCCAAAAAGAACTACCTTGAACGGCACATCGAAAACACCTTCGCCCAGCGCCTCAACATCCGCTTGAGCCGGCTCAACCTCGAGCACATCCAGAAAATCATCCACTTCGTCGACTCCAAGCTGCTGAAGATCCAGCATCGCTCCCCCGACAAGGAGTTCGTCGGCACCAGCCCGGCGATGCTGTCCGTCTTTTCCATGATCCGGAAGGTGGCGCCCACCGAAATGAGCGTGCTCCTTCTGGGGGAGAGCGGGACCGGCAAGGAACTGACCGCCAGAAGTCTGCACCACCTCAGCACGCGCAGGGACGGCCCCTTTGTCGCCGTGAACTGCGCCGCCATACCCGAAACCCTTCTGGAGGCCGAGCTGTTCGGGTACGAGAAGGGGGCGTTCACCGGGGCCTACGTCACCAAGAAGGGTAAATTTGAATCGGCCGACGGCGGCACGCTGTTTCTGGATGAGATCGGGGACCTTCCGGCCAGCCTGCAGGCGAAACTGTTGCGCTTTCTCGAGGACAGGCTGGTTCAGCCGGTCGGCTCCGCGCACTCCAAAAAGATCGACGTGAGGATCGTCGCCGCCACCAACTGCGACCTGCAGCGTGCCATCGGCCAGGGGCATTTCCGCACCGACCTCTTCTACCGGCTCAACTCCTTCACCATCAAGCTCCCCCCCTTGCGGGATAGGGGAGATGACAAGGTGCGGCTGGCGAGGTACTTCCTGGAAAAATTCTCCCGTAGCGAAAACCGGCCCATGGAATTCTCCGACGGTGCCCTGGACGCCATCCGCAGCCACGCCTGGCCCGGCAACGTCAGGGAGCTGGAGAACAAGGTGAGGAGGGGGTTCCTCATGGCGCCGGGCAAAGTAATCGACCCGGAGTGCATGGAACTTGACCAGGTAGAGGACGCCGCAACGGTGCCGGAGCCGGTCTTCAGGCCCGGGGCATCCCAGAAGGAGTACGTCATTCAGGTGCTGGAACAAAACGATTACGTCATTGCGCGGGCCGCCCGCCAGCTGAACATCAGCCGCCCCAGCATGTACGCCCTGATCAGGAGGCACGGAATCAACAGGGACAACGTGAAATAG
- a CDS encoding c-type cytochrome, with amino-acid sequence MPHSPSTPIRFIIAIMMVAAVTGTARADGGKELFDKHCASCHTIGGGDGGGPDLKGVGAKHPTEWLVKIVTDPGKLTAEKDPAQAELVKKYGFEMPNVGVNRGDAEKIVAFLGGGAPAPAGDKPAPAATAPAQAEAPQQPAEVVVTKELLATGRDLFTGKQRFAKGGAPCVSCHRFDYPGIYGGALAADLTNLYGKMGENGVRGVLKSLSFPVMKKIYADRPLTDEESTALTALFKDSAARKHPASDPYPAAGLGFFAICLIAVLLFKRRTK; translated from the coding sequence ATGCCACATTCGCCGTCGACACCGATCCGTTTTATTATCGCAATCATGATGGTAGCAGCCGTTACCGGCACGGCCCGTGCCGACGGGGGGAAGGAGCTCTTCGACAAGCACTGTGCCTCCTGCCACACCATCGGCGGCGGAGACGGCGGCGGCCCCGACCTGAAAGGGGTCGGAGCGAAGCACCCCACCGAGTGGCTGGTGAAGATCGTCACCGATCCCGGCAAGCTGACCGCCGAAAAGGATCCGGCACAGGCGGAACTGGTGAAGAAGTACGGCTTCGAGATGCCCAACGTCGGCGTTAACCGCGGCGATGCCGAGAAGATCGTCGCGTTCCTCGGCGGTGGCGCTCCCGCTCCCGCCGGCGATAAACCGGCTCCGGCTGCGACGGCACCGGCCCAGGCCGAGGCACCGCAGCAGCCGGCTGAAGTCGTGGTGACCAAGGAACTGCTCGCGACCGGGCGCGACCTGTTCACCGGCAAGCAGCGCTTCGCCAAGGGGGGCGCCCCCTGCGTGTCCTGCCACCGCTTCGACTACCCCGGCATATACGGCGGCGCTCTCGCCGCCGACCTCACCAACCTCTACGGCAAGATGGGCGAGAACGGCGTGCGGGGCGTACTGAAAAGCCTCAGCTTCCCCGTGATGAAGAAGATCTATGCGGACCGCCCCCTGACCGACGAGGAGTCGACGGCGCTCACCGCGCTGTTCAAGGACTCCGCCGCCAGGAAGCATCCCGCCAGCGATCCGTATCCGGCCGCCGGTCTCGGCTTCTTCGCCATCTGCCTCATCGCCGTCCTGCTGTTCAAGAGGAGAACCAAGTAA
- a CDS encoding GSU3473 family protein, with translation MLIRVVYDEFQSAKVHDYLLDSLIMQGKILGFFRSDGYVRIGHDSVRGMGGSYAGHDRRRALKAA, from the coding sequence ATGCTGATACGCGTGGTGTACGATGAGTTCCAGAGCGCAAAGGTGCACGACTACCTTCTCGACTCCCTGATCATGCAGGGGAAGATCCTGGGGTTCTTCCGCTCCGACGGCTACGTCCGCATCGGCCACGACTCTGTGCGCGGTATGGGCGGCAGCTATGCCGGACATGACCGAAGACGCGCCCTGAAGGCGGCATAA